One window of Thermocoleostomius sinensis A174 genomic DNA carries:
- a CDS encoding IS5 family transposase, producing MSKAYPSNLTRAQYEVLSELIPAAKPGGRPRSVDLWEVLNAMLYVLVEGCRWRSLPGDFPAWQTVYTYFRNWRLDGTWISIHDQLHQWVRIDAQRYPSPSEAIIDSQSIKSAAGVHQQVGFDGGKLITGRKRFLTVDTLGLVLRVFVSAANLGEREGGKRVLKRVKRMKKKVSRLITIWVDGGFDGAPFLMWVMDVCRWIVQVVLRPEQTKGFSLLKKRWVVERTFGWLMGCRRLVRDYELLPETSETLIYLAMIRIMVRRLA from the coding sequence ATGAGTAAAGCATATCCCAGTAACCTAACCCGCGCCCAATATGAGGTTTTGAGTGAATTAATTCCAGCAGCAAAGCCAGGTGGTCGTCCTCGCAGCGTTGACCTGTGGGAGGTGCTCAATGCCATGCTCTATGTTCTGGTTGAAGGCTGTCGTTGGCGTTCTTTACCTGGTGATTTCCCAGCCTGGCAGACGGTGTACACGTACTTCCGCAACTGGCGATTGGACGGCACCTGGATTTCCATTCATGACCAGTTGCACCAGTGGGTTCGCATCGATGCGCAACGCTATCCTAGTCCATCAGAAGCGATCATCGATAGCCAAAGCATCAAGAGTGCAGCAGGAGTTCATCAACAAGTTGGCTTTGATGGAGGCAAGCTGATTACAGGACGCAAACGATTTTTAACGGTGGATACGTTAGGACTGGTTTTGCGGGTGTTTGTGAGTGCGGCAAACCTGGGGGAACGCGAAGGGGGCAAACGTGTCCTCAAACGAGTCAAACGGATGAAGAAAAAGGTTTCACGCTTAATCACCATTTGGGTAGACGGCGGGTTCGATGGCGCCCCTTTTCTGATGTGGGTGATGGATGTTTGTCGTTGGATTGTGCAAGTTGTACTGCGACCTGAGCAAACCAAAGGCTTTAGCTTGCTCAAAAAGAGGTGGGTGGTAGAACGAACTTTTGGTTGGCTAATGGGATGCAGACGGTTGGTCAGAGACTATGAATTATTACCAGAGACATCAGAAACCTTGATCTACCTTGCCATGATTCGGATTATGGTGAGGCGGTTGGCATAA